A portion of the Euwallacea similis isolate ESF13 chromosome 8, ESF131.1, whole genome shotgun sequence genome contains these proteins:
- the LOC136410295 gene encoding PHD and RING finger domain-containing protein 1 isoform X2 — MSGDENDMVGRKRKRRPGKMDSSASSSSTSSGSPFGSSSSNVRRRKVNLFRDSTESESSEESDVVVKRKKVGKVDSDSDFSSDNDSSPIIPRRRIFHAHLNLSKSDDSDESDSSVSDVIVPRRLGNSVPLLLSEQEDESDQWVIGDDGSDSEPRCCYDHRLKEAGKGQCGPIEPNTSILTEEKNIDSDSSEGNSEKCPICLISFRLQEVGIPENCEHKFCLECIEEWSKNMNTCPVDRKEYNSITVRKCLNGKVLREIPIQKPERQEDPIIIEDPTFCEICGSSEDEDRLLLCDGCDLGFHLYCLNPPLDEVPEGAWYCNLCGPEVNHTIDFDEVAALMDDADELLEGIPFELLHARRTSRRLVPRTRQSELVRRRVENNRNQRRQLQPQDENTPSTSNGRVSSTKVSSTTKKRRKSKKRVSKPRYKTVWVLNELGEAVPVKKARVRKTRKRRKRTKTEKSVKRRLASQLGICASQQSVQSFPDVTISSAANLGHRRFQAGIPSLDIHGTMNRLDYFSQSEDEGISNENDVGGVHTLLARRPVNSTDVLRRISRRKAAVINIPTVSSSTDILDSIMNSQEKLLSRNSVISVVDSSGKIIIEDKKLLNNNNPSKPDFNSYSVKETPWHGRNYNSGYRQNNRSNWSNNRNNWQQNNSNQNNYPQRQGSNFFGQSSSNYREQQFQNDIPQDYTQRTLCEAELLHEDENDVKSENNTPEAEVDVYGDIENVSTSRVEEDYRPPTPPPAVQTSNTDEDNDSESGMVIDTDRGVDDPVSSTVRLDQPTYSPGQPTDSPDMSQYSPGDPTNSPGDGHLVEEAQSEVIPEYDQMEELKSGFDELQKDFTSGVKEFQMNINTANEGLSSENNTDTESLEDSVENEVVEPREELLESQAELIITPAEKAQDDDEDSNDGCPNFSIYSRQSKSVALTTDISLPPEPEDPITDESSSLPPINHSVTVEKTGSDPRLNKKHTSWNLGGLYSDSEDESVVKKSQTYGISDIKDMTEDIESEEERSYTPVLDEKPKEVFEGLDTELISDDDRNDFDESHNELKTASDGDALEINAKESEIEFTRPEDFEEGEIVDKNKEKVEQAPSPESTTPEKKTTKKDKDEEKEKKGEKDGKKKKKQEKEAIVETGANKENVIKEASFKKLTKSNKERNYRDKDKTKESLRSRSKTPETSGKKEESKKKREKRKELERYNVRAIIAEKPRHPVKDQFGRDLRKSATKSRSRSYTPPLVEKPPTKCTPSPIRAPSPTPRKRSLSRGRTPPRGQSVVLEQRSKSRDKASKRKRRSRSRSRPRTKKRRRSASRSNRRKKSKEKGKKRRRSISRTKRHQSRSVSPRRSRREWTPSLSRSITPPVHHASPSWTPPRSEDVLRNQNLTVIVNNEAAKKKKEKRNKDKRRKDDSPSRRRRRERERTPPPSKEVFASGDNILVSVSFNNENESRDVSTRESRKRKEASASEQQKKSKERRNKNKKDLSGVKPVAIIDLERSPFQEIVSSPKDVIVLSDSDNNETDTRHAEGNVCDSSQQVASPEETPNYSMGPKTPPEPSVKFSLLPKPQQIRAINNPLHDPLEVVEEETQDDLNQHKGPNTPSEEPPTSPPSSPDAYDPFEPTKSPTPEPRGGDSGEQQNNQSTLDPEKGGQTPDIIKSLTPPMPDIQPADSQSSIQEISESKSPDLATQPSGQQTLISKPVAQTVPFSPVQSTLASVVPVSTTVTISRVNILSSAMISPVKPNPVKIPPTKAAIKSLPVKPMQSKSSKKKQQNGNSLDEVNLDFDSPYSPGSSDYDDLFEPPSEPASVAKSKSSKKGAGSGKKASSAFDTLFGSPSFSKKTSKKGGKKDGSSTKTKHVGVKVDEDNLKILEDMPNSAVEMQVKDKFLKKLNRQERVVEEVKLVLKPFYNKKKITKEEYKDIMRRAVPKICHNKTGEINPIKIRTLIEAYVKKIKHSKKVTSSSSLPQKVA; from the exons ATGAGTGGTGATGAAAATGACATGGTGGGTCGGAAACGCAAGAGGAGACCTGGAAAAATGGACAGTTCCGCTAGTAGCTCAAGTACGAGCAGCGGGAGCCCTTTTGGGTCTTCATCCTCCAATGTAAGGCGAAGAAAAGTTAATCTTTTCAGGGATTCCACAGAGTCAGAGAGCAGCGAAGAGTCAGATGTGGTTgtcaaaaggaaaaaagttgga AAAGTAGATTCGGATTCGGACTTCTCAAGTGATAACGATTCCAGTCCAATAATTCCAAGAAGAAGAATATTTCATGCTCACCTCAATCTCAGCAAGTCTGATGATTCCGATGAGTCTGACTCCAGTGTGTCTGACGTGATTGTCCCACGCAGACTAGGAAACAGTGTTCCATTGCTGCTTTCTGAACAAGAGGATGAAAGTGATCAATGGGTGATAGGTGATGATGGGTCGGATTCTGAACCACGTTGCTGTTATGATCATCGTTTAAAAGAAGCTGGAAAAGGG CAATGTGGTCCAATAGAGCCCAACACCTCAATATTAACAGAGGAAAAGAACATTGATTCAGACTCTAGTGAAGGGAATTCAGAGAAGTGTCCTATTTGCCTTATTTCCTTTCGGTTACAAGAG GTGGGCATACCTGAGAATTGTGAACATAAATTTTGTCTGGAATGCATTGAAGAGTGGTCCAAAAACATGAATACTTGTCCCGTCGATAGAAAAGAATATAA TTCAATAACAGTGAGAAAGTGCCTCAATGGCAAAGTTCTAAGGGAAATACCTATACAAAAGCCAGAAAGACAAGAGGACCCAATTATTATTGAAGACCCCactttttgtgaaatttgCGGCTCCAGCGAAGACGAAGACAGACTTTTACTGTGTGATG ggTGCGATCTGGGTTTTCACCTCTACTGCCTCAATCCGCCTCTAGACGAAGTCCCCGAAGGCGCTTGGTATTGCAACCTTTGTGGCCCTGAGGTCAATCACACCATAGATTTCGATGAAGTGGCCGCTTTAATGGACGACGCTGATGAATTACTCGAAGGCATCCCTTTTGAACTTCTTCACGCTAGACGCACGTCAAGGAG ATTGGTACCCAGGACCAGACAATCGGAACTGGTTAGGCGTCGCGTGGAGAACAACAGAAACCAACGCCGCCAACTTCAACCTCAGGACGAAAACACTCCATCCACATCTAACGGTCGTGTCAGCTCTACGAAGGTGTCAAGCACGACTAAAAAACGGAGAAAGTCCAAAAAACGAGTTTCTAAACCTCGGTACAAGACAGTTTGGGTGTTGAACGAGTTGGGAGAGGCTGTACCTGTGAAGAAGGCCAGGGTACGCAAGACTAGGAAGAGACGAAAACGCACTAAAACTGAGAAAAGTGTGAAGAGACGTTTGGCTTCGCAGCTAGGAATTTGCGCTTCACAGCAGTCAGTACAGTCTTTTCCTGATGTTACAATTTCCAGCGCTGCAAATTTAGGCCATAGGCGGTTTCAAGCGGGAATTCCAAGTTTGGATATACACGGGACTATGAATCGACTGGATTATTTCTCTCAATCCGAAGATGAGGGAATATCCAATGAAAATGATGTGGGAGGTGTGCATACTCTCTTAGCACGAAGACCTGTGAATTCTACAGATGTTTTACGAAGAATATCAAGAAGAAAGGCTGCAGTAATCAACATCCCCACTGTCTCTAGTTCCACTGATATATTGGACAGCATAATGAATTCTCAAGAGAAGCTTCTTTCCAGGAATTCGGTGATTTCAGTAGTCGACTCTTCAGGGAAAATTATCATTGAGGataagaaattattgaataacAACAATCCTTCAAAGCCTGATTTTAATTCCTATTCGGTGAAAGAAACCCCATGGCATGGGCGCAATTACAACTCGGGCTATCGCCAGAATAACAGAAGCAATTGGTCAAATAACCGCAATAACTGGCAGCAAAACAACAGCAACCAAAACAACTACCCACAAAGGCAAGGCAGCAACTTCTTCGGCCAAAGTAGTAGCAACTATAGAGAGCagcaatttcaaaatgatataCCACAAGATTACACTCAGAGGACTTTATGTGAGGCTGAGTTGCTGCATGAGGACGAAAATGATGTGAAGTCCGAAAACAATACTCCTGAAGCTGAAGTGGATGTTTATGGGGACATCGAAAATGTCTCCACCAGTAGAGTAGAAGAAGACTACAGACCTCCCACTCCTCCTCCTGCAGTACAGACTTCCAACACCGATGAGGATAATGATTCGGAATCAGGCATGGTTATTGACACAGATAGAGGGGTGGATGATCCGGTTTCTTCAACCGTACGTTTGGACCAACCCACTTACAGCCCGGGGCAACCTACAGATAGTCCGGATATGTCTCAATACAGCCCGGGAGATCCTACAAATAGTCCTGGTGATGGCCACCTGGTAGAAGAAGCTCAATCTGAGGTAATTCCTGAGTATGATCAAATGGAGGAGCTTAAGTCGGGTTTTGATGAGTTGCAGAAGGATTTTACCTCCGGAGTAAAGGAGTTTCAGATGAATATTAATACAGCCAATGAAGGTTTGAGTagtgaaaataatactgaTACCGAATCTCTGGAAGATAGTGTTGAAAATGAAGTAGTAGAACCTCGAGAAGAATTATTAGAATCTCAAGCCGAATTAATAATAACTCCTGCGGAAAAAGCTCAAGATGATGATGAAGATTCTAATGATGGATGTCcaaattttagcatttactCCAGACAAAGTAAATCTGTGGCTTTAACAACCGATATTTCCCTACCACCAGAACCCGAGGATCCGATAACTGATGAATCCTCGTCTCTACCTCCAATCAATCACAGTGTTACAGTAGAGAAAACTGGTTCAGATCCGAGACTCAATAAAAAACATACCTCTTGGAATCTTGGAGGTTTATACAGTGACTCGGAAGATGAAAGTGTGGTCAAAAAGAGTCAAACTTACGGCATTTCTGATATCAAGGATATGACTGAAGATATTGAGAGTGAAGAAGAGCGCAGCTATACGCCAGTCTTAGACGAAAAGCCCAAGGAGGTCTTCGAAGGCTTGGACACTGAGTTGATCTCTGATGATGACCGGAATGACTTTGACGAATCCCATAACGAACTAAAAACAGCCTCTGATGGGGATGCCTTGGAAATCAACGCAAAAGAGTCGGAAATTGAGTTTACCAGACCTGAGGACTTTGAAGAAGGTGAGATTGTTGATAAAAACAAAGAGAAAGTCGAGCAGGCTCCGTCGCCGGAGAGCACCACTCCTGAGAAGAAGACCACTAAGAAAGACAAGGACgaggaaaaagagaaaaagggAGAGAAAGATgggaagaaaaaaaagaagcaaGAGAAAGAAGCTATTGTCGAAACAGGGGCTAATAAGGAGAACGTCATCAAAGAGGCAAGTTTTAAGAAACTAACCAAAAGCAACAAGGAGCGCAATTATAGAGACAAAGACAAGACGAAAGAGTCATTACGTTCACGTTCTAAAACTCCTGAGACATCTGGTAAGAAGGAAGAGAGTaagaaaaaaagggaaaagcGCAAGGAATTGGAGCGCTACAATGTACGTGCGATTATAGCAGAAAAACCCCGTCATCCGGTCAAGGATCAATTCGGGCGAGATTTGCGCAAATCAGCTACAAAATCCAGAAGTCGCTCATATACTCCTCCATTAGTAGAAAAACCTCCTACAAAATGTACTCCCTCTCCAATAAGAGCCCCTTCCCCAACACCCCGCAAGAGGTCGCTTTCGAGAGGAAGGACGCCCCCAAGGGGACAAAGTGTTGTGTTAGAACAGCGTTCAAAGTCTAGAGATAAAGCTAGCAAACGAAAGCGCAGGTCTAGATCGAGATCTAGGCCCAGAACCAAGAAAAGAAGGCGCTCTGCGAGCCGCAGTAACCGCAGGAAGAAATCCAaagaaaaagggaaaaaaagaagaagaagcaTCAGTCGCACTAAGAGGCATCAATCCCGATCGGTGTCCCCCAGGCGCAGCCGCAGAGAATGGACTCCCTCTTTGTCGAGGTCAATCACTCCCCCCGTACATCACGCTTCTCCCTCTTGGACTCCTCCGAGGAGTGAGGACGTGTTGAGAAACCAAAATCTTACTGTAATCGTGAATAATGAGGCAGCtaagaaaaagaaggaaaagcGCAATAAGGATAAAAGAAGAAAGGACGATTCTCCCTCGAGGAGGAGGCGCAGAGAGAGGGAACGTACTCCCCCTCCTTCCAAAGAGGTTTTTGCTTCTGGCGATAACATACTCGTGAGCGTGAGCTTTAACAACGAAAACGAAAGCCGCGATGTTAGCACCAGAGAAagcagaaaaagaaaagaggCATCTGCGAGTGAGCAACAAAAGAAGAGTAAAGAGCGCaggaataaaaacaaaaaagatctAAGTGGAGTTAAACCTGTGGCCATTATAGACTTGGAGAGGTCCCCCTTTCAAGAAATCGTCTCTTCGCCTAAAGACGTCATAGTTCTAAGCGACAGCGACAATAATGAGACAGATACTAGACATGCAGAGGGTAATGTGTGTGACTCTTCTCAACAAGTGGCTAGTCCTGAGGAAACTCCCAACTACTCCATGGGGCCTAAGACACCCCCTGAGCCTAGCGTAAAATTCTCGTTGCTTCCAAAACCGCAGCAGATACGTGCAATAAACAACCCTCTACATGATCCTTTGGAAGTAGTGGAGGAGGAAACTCAGGACGATCTGAATCAGCACAAAGGCCCCAATACTCCTTCGGAAGAACCCCCAACATCACCTCCTAGTTCCCCGGACGCGTATGATCCGTTTGAGCCTACAAAATCCCCAACTCCAGAGCCTCGAGGAGGGGATAGTGGAGAACAACAAAATAATCAATCAACCTTGGATCCAGAAAAAGGAGGGCAAACTCCTGATATTATTAAATCCCTCACTCCGCCCATGCCAGACATTCAACCAGCAGACTCACAAAGCAGCATCCAAGAGATATCCGAGTCGAAATCACCGGATTTGGCAACGCAACCATCAGGCCAACAAACTCTTATTAGCAAACCCGTAGCTCAAACCGTTCCCTTTAGTCCTGTACAAAGCACTTTGGCTTCAGTGGTTCCAGTGTCGACTACAGTCACCATATCCAGGGTAAATATTCTAAGCTCCGCCATGATTTCTCCGGTCAAGCCCAATCCAGTAAAAATACCCCCTACGAAAGCTGCCATAAAGTCTTTACCCGTCAAGCCAATGCAGTCGAAATCGAGCAAAAAGAAGCAGCAAAATGGAAACAGTTTGGACGAGGTAAACTTGGACTTTGATTCACCATATTCACCTGGATCAAGCGATTATGATGATTTATTTGAACCGCCCAGCGAGCCGGCGAGTGTGGCTAAGTCCAAAAGCTCCAAGAAAGGTGCTGGTAGTGGAAAGAAGGCGTCATCGGCTTTTGATACCCTGTTCGGGTCGCCGAGTTTTAGTAAGAAGACGTCCAAAAAAGGAGGCAAGAAGGACGGATCTAGCACCAAAACCAAACATGTAGGGGTGAAAGTGGACGaggataatttgaaaattctagaAGATATGCCCAATTCTGCGGTGGAAATGCAGGTAAAAGACAAG TTCCTTAAGAAGCTGAATAGGCAAGAACGTGTGGTAGAAGAAGTCAAATTGGTGCTGAAGCcgttttacaataaaaagaaaatcacCAAGGAAGAGTACAAAGATATTATGCGACGAGCCGTTCCCAAG ATATGCCACAATAAAACCGGCGAAATTAACCCGATAAAAATCCGGACTCTTATTGAAGCCTACGTAAAGAAGATAAAGCATAGCAAAAAAGTAACCTCATCTAGCTCATTGCCCCAGAAAGTGGCTTAG